TAGAAGTCCAAGAACTGGAGCTTATCTCACTTTAGTTAGCTGTAGATAACAGAGTCACTCTACAGAAGGCCTGAACAGCTGTAATGCATTTGAATGTCTGCCATCTGCAGCCTGATTTGAAAGGATGCCACACCCAAAATGGATGGGTTGAGTATCAAATGCTAAACTTCATGCAAACTTGAATGATTAGAAATTCTGTAGACATTCATCTCTAATTCATGGAGTGTGGTAGCATGCTACTTCAGCGGAGTCTTTTCAGAATTTCAGTGGATATTTTGGTGAATATATTCCATTTAGAAACTATTTGGATTTATTCTGCTTTAAATGCAGTTCTTTGTCAAGATAGATATATCCTCTGTTTACTAAATAATTCCCCCTAAGTAATTCATACTTAAAAATGTTGTCTGGAGCATCTCTTAACCAGTAGCAGTCCAATTAAAATTTTAGTAAAATTTTAATCATAATGCTCCAGACGtaaaggaaaaactaaatttCAATGGTCAGAAACAGTCAACACAACCCAGCTTATGTTAAATAGCTACTTCAGAAATAAATtgtgtgtaatgtgaaatgtgtcGGTCCTAGAACACAACCTTGTGGAACTCCATGACTAATGTTTGTCTGCACTGAAGAATTTGTGTGTGgataaaactgaattttctGGTGGCGCAGGCATCCATGCAGGTGTGATAGGATGTTTTTTAAGGCTGCTTAGTTTAAATATCCGAATTTATTTCTGCCGACCAACACAAAAGGCTGGACTTGTGGAATGTGTCAgcctgctttatttatttgatttgatagtGTAAGTACAAAGTACATTGATGTGTCCTGTTCTCACCTCCAGGTTACCCACACTGCTCCTGTCAGAGTGTGTGCTGGTCTATATGACTCCAGCCCAGTCTTCCAACTTAGTTCACTGGGCAGCAGAAACCTTTCACACAGCCATGTTCATCAACTACGAACAGGTAAATGGTGCAATATATGGTACAGTACAATTTTATcttattataaatacacattagtaTTTCTGTTCACATAcggatgaggcataacattatgatcacctgcctaatattgtgtaggtctcccttgtgcctcagttgtgactcatcagaaaatagacatgggcctcctgagggtgttCTGTTGTGTCTGGCAACTGAATGGTGTTAGagggggtctttgggtcatatgggttgagggaaggggcctcatgccacagatacttgatcagtttgggatctagtgaattttttttttttttttgagacgaTATTTGGTGCCGATGCTGCTtgttctccctccatttacatgataaaaatgacacattaacaAATGTTAAGAGTCTCAATtgaatcaaaaaacaaacatttagaaTATTTAACGCTGTCATGCATACAGTATAAACAGATACAAACAAgtagagcacaagcattttccaggttccagctgcatgcactctgctagtgggggaggggcgatgtatgggctgcatgggtctGCAGCGTCTCCACCATCCACAGATCTCGATCTCCAGGGTTTATACTCACTGAGTAGGTGGAAATCAGGTTGTCAGTTACAGTGTAGCATCTATTGCAAGCTTTAGGCGTTGCTTAAATGTTCACCATCATACTGGACATGCAGTGGCTGATGTATTTTATTCTCTTCAGTGTGTATTTCaagtttatatataaattatgcTGGGAAAGCATTTCTGAAGAGAACAACAGGCTTCATGAAATCAACACTGTCTGTTCATTCAGGTAAACATGAGTGACCGATTTGGCCAGGTGATGATCGAAAACCTGCAGCGTCGCCAGTGCACCCTGGCAGGTGTTGAGGCCTGCCAGTCTCTGGACTCTCAGGTAACCTCCACCTCACCTGCCCAGTCCCGTAAGAATAAAACATTGTCATCCACTCATGGTGTGCTCTGTGGGGACTGTACACTAAAACATGAAGTTGTGTGGCCCGGTTGTTCCTTtgaattattgttatttttattttaaatatatccaCACATCGTACTATTTACTGTGTTATAAACAATGCAACGTGACATTTACAGAAGGAGCGGTTTCTGAAGACTGGCTGGGAGCATGCCGATGCCCTAGATATGATGACGGTCTACGGTATGCTCCCTCAAGAAGATGTGGCAAGGTAATACAGATTAACAACACCCAGTCCCGCCCAAAGCTTGTTAGTACTTCATTAAGGCTAGCTGGAAAGTTGTTACCGTCTTTTGATGATGGAGTATGTGCCTAAAAATCACTCCATATACGTTTTACTCATCAAGTTCATCATCGCAAGGGGAGATTTTCAGTATCTAAGAAGATAAGGCAGAAACAAAGGCAACGTAACTTCTcaagttttcttgaagacgtttctccGCCTAAGTGGCTTCTTGGGTTCTGAATGACTAGTGTGTTTAGGGTTTtagagtttaggtttttattaagaacatctgtgggtggtgaaTATGACATAATGGCGTGACACTCACCTGAAATCATAGAAATTAGTTCAAAATGTCCAGTTGTCTCCTCATAAACCCCTCAAAATTGCCTCCTCGTTGAAGGCATCAATATGTTAGGGACTCTGTTGCGCTACTCTGTCGCGTTATTGAATGGATTATTCGTTACTGGAACGACAGATCGATAATTTTGTTTACGAGGTAGTCCTTGAGGTGTCCCAGTTTTATAACCTCTGTCTGATAAGAAAGATCTTCCTTCTGTGTTGAAATACTGCACTTATTTCTCGCAGAATTGAGAGTCTGGAGTTCCTGGATGagaaggagctgctgcagcaactTCTCCAACACTACAGCATCTGCTGGGCCTCCAAGGATAAACTTAACCTGGGTAATGCACGCTCGATGTCACTAATACATTGACGTGAATGTCATCTGTGGTATGCAGGAAAATCTGTGGCTGCTCGGATCCAGCATCCTCTGTGGCTGCGACGGCGCCACACTGCTTCACGTTTTGTTTGCCTAGCGTTACTCACAAGTGttaaaaattttaatatttccaCCCATACGCCCCATTCGAACCCCCCGCTTCGGTCATTTACAAGAACAggtcactgttttgttttcacaggtCTGTCACAGTTGGCATTTTGAGTGCGACACTGCTCCGCTGCTGGAAATGCTTCACAAGCGTGTGTGTGCCAAAGTCAACAGCAGAAGATGGTTTGCTTAAGGAGACACTGGGAAAGAGGAAGCCCCTGTTCTCCATCCAGTCCTCATCTGGGAGctgttctgctgtgaaatgtCCTGACTTCAGCACAATGTGATTTAATGAGCGTCCTCTGTAACCCCCCCCGTACGCGTTGAAGATAAGACGTGATTAGGCTGAGAGCTGTGAGCAGGTTTGTCCTTACACTGACGCAGAAATACCAACTGTAAAACGGATCACATTTGTTTAATTCATTTGCTCACGGGCACAGAATCTTGGAGAATAAAGAAGGTTTGGTGTTTTAACAATGTTTTGGTGTCGGGTGCTTGCCCTGGTTTGGTTTCTGTGTGCcgatttcattttattcattgatCAGACGCACTTTCTTTCACAGTGTACAGGTACGCACTGCCAAACCGCAAGAAATGAATCGCATACCAGTTCATTtgcctgtaaaatgttttccattctcCACACATTCAAGGAGAACATGTCAGATTAAGGTTATGGttactttattgtcatttgcCGCTTACACATGAAAACCAAATTTGAAAAATCAAGACCAGCAGCGTACGAAACAAGTCCGATATATAATCATCCCCAAGGATAGtgcagttaaataataataataaaaaatattggaCTATATCAAAATGTGAATGTGGTTATCTGAAGTGGGAGAAAAAAGTTCAGTGTAAGTGAACGAGAATATTTTTGAGTGTACATAGTTGCAATGGACTCTGGTCGTAGATACAGTGACTCTTTCTCACTCCCAGGATTACTCTGACTCAAtgctctttttaaaaatgcatgagagaaacaagttgttttttgtcGTACAAAAGCATGAAAGTATCACGACTCTCATCTGACAGTGAAATTCACAgtttaacaattattttttattattatttataggttTAAAGTACAGAAATATATTTAGCCTTTACGTTCAtaccacacaaaacaaatgtggcaCAAATGGACGCATCGATATTTAACACACGtaatatgtgttatatataataAGTATACACTTAATACacttattaattataataagtTTACACTTAAGAcatgccataacattatgaccaccttcctgatattgtgttgCTCCCAAAACAGCCCTGACCCATGgaggtgtgctgtggtatcagGCACCATGTTGGCAGCAGATCCTGTAAGTTGTCGCATGGTCAGATGCAGATGCTCAATGGGATTGAGATCTGGAGAATGTGGAAGCCAAAGTCAACACCCCAAACACATTGCTGTGCTCCCTAAACCCCCAAACTggtgaagagattaagtagggaccccctaccaactatatgtgttatattatatatattatatgttatattatatatatatatatatatatatagatatattaaattcagcctagtgctgtttataattatacattattttttataatttttcattcaatattaagctattcaaataataaacaggttcaaatactattttttatttcgaATGTGCAACTGCgttaacataaacatacctggcATACATATAACTGtagctatatatataaatatatgaaattaaaagataaagaaaataaaagcgatTCATTTTGGCTTCAGAGTttgctgatgggagcgagctgcagtgttagcttctcttctgctaatattgcagcgcgCTTCcagatttcacctggggactgaataggctctcagccaattgcggggaaACTGACAGAGTCGGagacttagattgacaggtctagtgtggcgctctgtgtcgctgaatgagtgaagtgctgactgaaagatgacgtcttctgcctccatgtatccctttactaaaatatgttggactcatgttaatgtgtaatttaaaggaatttaaatttgtgggtgaaaattaaaaaaaaaaaaaagaaagatataaaaagtgtctaatcaaccaaagaatttgcgacccccctgcagtacctccgtggaccccctagggtcacggaccccctctTGAAGATCCATGCCCTAAGCCATTCCTGAAccttttttgctttgtgtcaggCCGGGCTATCCTGCTGAAGTAACATCCAAGTAACGCCCAAGTccaagtagcatccacatggaGGAcccaaggtttcccagcaggacattgcCCAAAGCATCACACCCCCTCCACCGGCTTCCCACAGTGCATCCTGGTGCTATTTGTTCCCCAAGTAAGAAACACATGTGCTCCACCAAACCAGGCCACCTCCGTCCACTGATccgtggtccagttctgatgctcacagGCGGTGATTGGTGATTTCAGGGGGATACGGGGGTCAGTATGGACACTCTCACTGCTCTACGGCCGTGCAGCCGTGTGTAAAGTTTATTCTGACACCTTTCTAGTAGAACCAGGATCTTCTCAGCAGTTTGTGCCACAGTAGGCTTGAATATTAGATCGGTGAGCTTCCACCTTCCATGACCCTGTTGCCTGTTCACCACCATTCCTTCCTTGGACCGCTCTGAACAGATACACTTACCACCGCAGACCATGAAACCCCAATGGTGGCTTCTCCGACCCAGTCGTCTAGCAGTTTAACCTTGGTCAAACTCGCTCAAACCCTTACGCTCGCTTAtctttcctgcttctaacacatcaCCTCTGAGGACAGAATGTTCACTTACCACCTATTATCGCCCCACCACTAACAGGTGTCGTGAAGAAGAGATAATCTTTGTTACTCACTTCACCTATCAGTGGTCAGGTGTTATGAGAATCTACACTTGGAGTCATATACGTTGAGATGTGATTAATGGATGATATCATTTATATATGCAGACTTtagaaacataaatacattCCATATAtaatgatacatatatatagtatagtcAGTGTAGTGTATATGTCACTGTGTTGCTTTTGTACTGTTGAGCAATAGTACAGCCTttggtctttgtgtgtgcgcgcgtgtgtttgtgtcctctgACACTTAATAACTCTTATCATCTTTATGAGCTCCTCCTGATTATCAATCTTGTAAACCTTATAAACAATTGCAGGAAAGAGGGGCgtgggaagaagaaaaaaaaaaaaggatgtgtgtgtgtgtgtgtgtgtgtgtcccttaTGCGTCACCCTCCGAGTGGCTCCTGTACATAACTGTACGTTCATCAGACCACCTATTGCAGGTTGTGGTCCAACGAGAGCAGCAACTCCACCACTAAGAGCACTAAGTTTTGCAGGCAGTATGTCGGGGTCACAAACCAAGACGGAGGTGTTCACGGTGACTGAAATGGGGGACGCGGCAGCAGAGGGAGGCAAGAGCAACACGAACAACAAGAGGCGCGTGTATGAGCAGTACGTGCAGCCCTGCCTGGCCGAGCTGTTTGGGACGAGCCTGTTCATGTTCGTGGGGTGCGCATCAGTCATCGGGAACGTGGGCACGACTCTCATCCAGCCTGCTCTAGCACACGGCCTGGTGGTGGGGGTGCTGATCAAGGCGTTTGGGCAAATTAGGTAAAGttcatttttttgctgtgtgttttaaatgctcGATCTTCGAGCAGAAAAGTTAGAAAAGTCTGGCATGTAGTGGCTCGCACTTCATTCTCAGCACAGAACCACATTAGCCGACCACATTAGCCTATAGCCTTGAGTGAGAGACACGTGTTGAagttcattatgttttttttgcagtgggGGGCATTTTAACCCCGTGGTGTCTGTGAGCATCTACCTGTGCGGGGGGATGAAGCTGGTTCTTCTCCTGCCATATGTCCTGGCCCAGATGATTGGAAGCGTAATTGGTGCCTTCTTGACAAAGGTGAGAGACAAGTACGGAAGCCCGTTAGCgccaaaataaaagatgaatacaCAGTCATGTGTATTGAGGGGAAAAATACTCCTGGTGAGTCAGGGTTTTAGATATTGTATAGGTTTTTCACGTATCCATgtcaatgtttaatgtttaatccGGAAAAATGCGAaatttttttctcccagtgtTAACTTACTAcggtaaacaaaaaaaaaaaaaaatggggataAGCTGCagatttttaccttttaaatcaaACTATTGAGGTAATATCAAAAATGTATCTTCCTGAAATAATTACTTGGTAAGTTAAAACAGATTACTAGATTTAGTAATTCAAAATGtgacttctttttatttttcactacttttctctccatttacatttttttttgatgatcaATTGCCTCATGCCTGTGACTCGTAGCTCTTTAAAAGTTAACTTAAGTCAGAATTAAGTCAGAATTCTGTCTAATTTTGATACATTAAGGTCAAATATAGGTAGTTTTATCTCCTAATTTTGTCTTTGTACAGTCACATTTTTCCACTTGCCACAGTAAataaaacctctgactgtaaaCAGTTACTTCAGTTTTCATACTTCCAACTTAAAACCCTAAACAACCCTAAACCTTCTTTAGCAAATTTTAATCAAGTCCACAAATTAAAGTTGATTTCCTGGGTTGAGAGTGTATTCCAGCCAAGTTAATCATATAAGTTACATATTCTGCTTGTTCCACTTTCAGGCAGTGTATCCGTCTAGTTTATATACTTCGTCTCTCGGAGGTGCCTTCAACGTAGTAAATGGTGATCTCGGTAAAATCACGCTATCGGAAGTGATGTTGACCCTGATCCTCACAACGGTGGTGTGCATGATGGCCGTCAACAGCCAAACTCGAACACCGTGGGCTCCTTTCTGCATCGGCCTCACTGTGACAGCCAACATATTTGCCG
This window of the Mugil cephalus isolate CIBA_MC_2020 chromosome 16, CIBA_Mcephalus_1.1, whole genome shotgun sequence genome carries:
- the LOC125022981 gene encoding aquaporin-8-like, with the translated sequence MSGSQTKTEVFTVTEMGDAAAEGGKSNTNNKRRVYEQYVQPCLAELFGTSLFMFVGCASVIGNVGTTLIQPALAHGLVVGVLIKAFGQISGGHFNPVVSVSIYLCGGMKLVLLLPYVLAQMIGSVIGAFLTKAVYPSSLYTSSLGGAFNVVNGDLGKITLSEVMLTLILTTVVCMMAVNSQTRTPWAPFCIGLTVTANIFAG